A single window of Rubripirellula lacrimiformis DNA harbors:
- a CDS encoding helix-turn-helix domain-containing protein, whose amino-acid sequence MPYFIAGEENRLVSFVSTSDTSVFEFGNPILLIGPSGAGKTAIAMHLAARQAVHESIDSMPAKVVHFPAIDFARQYAEAVAADDLPPLRSEMNDAPILVIDDLHLIADKPAAQDELAMRIESRTAAGMATILTCRRLPSEIRGLRPLLVSRVLPGLTIPIAIPTGATRLQLLRELALHFGLEIEQGLLEVLHDGLEDQLPARSLEAALKQVSLWCRMHESGPTMEAIQSAIDRIGTTEEVTLPSITNAVARYFRMKSSEIRSSSRKQNLVRARSLAMYLARQMTGKSMHQIGDHFGGRDHTTVLHAIRKTQSLLENDSDLRRAADEVTEKLAAAA is encoded by the coding sequence TTGCCGTACTTCATAGCCGGCGAAGAGAACCGTTTGGTGTCGTTCGTTTCGACCAGCGACACATCGGTGTTCGAATTCGGCAACCCGATCCTGTTGATCGGCCCCAGCGGTGCGGGAAAGACTGCGATCGCGATGCACTTGGCCGCTCGCCAAGCGGTCCACGAGTCCATCGATTCGATGCCTGCCAAAGTGGTTCACTTTCCGGCCATCGATTTCGCCCGCCAGTACGCCGAAGCGGTGGCCGCCGACGATCTGCCCCCGCTTCGATCCGAGATGAACGATGCACCGATCTTGGTCATCGATGACTTGCATCTGATCGCGGATAAGCCGGCTGCGCAAGATGAATTGGCGATGCGGATCGAATCACGAACCGCTGCCGGCATGGCGACGATCCTGACCTGCCGTCGTTTGCCCTCGGAAATACGTGGCCTGCGACCGTTGTTGGTCAGCCGCGTGTTGCCTGGACTGACGATCCCCATCGCGATTCCCACCGGGGCTACGCGGCTGCAATTGCTGCGTGAATTGGCTCTGCATTTTGGTCTGGAGATCGAACAGGGTCTGTTGGAGGTGCTGCACGACGGCTTGGAAGACCAACTTCCCGCTCGATCACTCGAAGCCGCCCTGAAACAGGTTTCGCTGTGGTGCCGAATGCACGAGAGCGGGCCCACGATGGAGGCCATTCAGTCGGCGATCGATCGGATCGGTACGACCGAAGAAGTGACGCTGCCTTCGATCACCAATGCCGTGGCTCGCTATTTCCGAATGAAGTCCTCCGAAATCCGTAGCAGTTCTCGGAAACAAAACCTGGTCCGCGCCCGTTCACTGGCAATGTATTTGGCTCGCCAGATGACCGGGAAGAGCATGCATCAGATCGGCGACCACTTTGGCGGTCGCGATCACACCACCGTCCTGCACGCTATCCGGAAGACGCAATCGTTACTGGAAAACGATTCCGACCTGCGGCGTGCTGCGGACGAAGTCACTGAGAAGCTGGCCGCCGCCGCTTAG
- the dnaN gene encoding DNA polymerase III subunit beta — MKITCQRESLTNAFALAASIAPARSPKEILQNVKVTAAGGKLTLTATDMEVGIRLELEDGVEIEVEGTALLPVQRTMAILRESNDETISMETDDSGIRVRGSRSKYRLPGNDPDEFPAVAGFDENKYHVLPTRLFREMVKRTVFATDPESSRYALGGVLLELEEATVTAVGTDGRRLARMEGVGESVGGHQTTGSTTIVPTRAIQLMERALSDKDETVDVAARSNDLLLRTSRAVIYSRLVEGRYPNWRQVLPQREGAIQLDMTVGPLFAALRQAAIVTDHESRGIDFTFADGTLKLEASTAEIGESQIELPIAYDGESITLTMDHRYLADFCKVLDNETNFIMEIESGSSPALLTTDDGYGYVIMPMARDR, encoded by the coding sequence ATGAAGATCACTTGCCAACGTGAGTCCCTGACCAACGCCTTCGCACTTGCTGCCAGTATCGCACCGGCCCGATCGCCGAAAGAGATCCTGCAGAATGTGAAGGTCACCGCAGCCGGCGGCAAACTGACGCTGACGGCGACCGATATGGAAGTTGGCATCCGGTTGGAACTCGAAGACGGCGTCGAGATCGAAGTGGAGGGCACCGCGCTGCTGCCTGTCCAACGCACGATGGCGATCCTTCGGGAAAGCAATGATGAGACGATTTCGATGGAAACCGACGATTCAGGGATCCGTGTTCGGGGCAGTCGCAGTAAATACCGATTGCCGGGCAACGATCCGGATGAATTTCCAGCAGTGGCAGGATTCGACGAGAACAAATACCACGTTCTTCCCACTCGCTTGTTCCGCGAAATGGTCAAGCGGACGGTTTTTGCCACCGACCCGGAAAGCAGCCGTTATGCCCTCGGTGGCGTGTTGTTGGAATTGGAAGAAGCCACCGTCACAGCCGTTGGTACCGACGGCCGACGTTTGGCTCGGATGGAAGGTGTCGGCGAATCGGTTGGCGGCCACCAAACCACCGGATCGACAACCATCGTTCCGACCCGAGCGATCCAGTTGATGGAACGGGCCTTGTCGGACAAAGACGAAACGGTCGACGTCGCCGCACGCAGCAATGACCTGCTGCTGCGAACCAGCCGGGCGGTGATCTATTCGCGATTGGTCGAAGGACGCTATCCGAATTGGCGACAGGTTTTGCCACAACGTGAAGGTGCGATTCAGCTAGACATGACGGTCGGTCCGCTGTTCGCCGCCCTTCGCCAGGCAGCGATTGTGACCGATCATGAGAGTCGTGGGATCGATTTCACGTTCGCCGATGGAACGTTGAAATTGGAAGCCAGCACGGCGGAGATTGGGGAATCGCAGATCGAACTGCCAATCGCTTACGACGGCGAATCGATCACTTTGACGATGGACCACCGATACCTGGCCGATTTCTGTAAGGTGCTCGACAACGAGACCAATTTCATCATGGAAATCGAATCCGGTTCGTCGCCAGCGCTTTTGACGACCGACGACGGATACGGGTATGTGATCATGCCGATGGCTCGCGACCGCTAA
- a CDS encoding DNA-3-methyladenine glycosylase I, with the protein MAKPTPTKPADLIVDPQRVGRCWWCGDDPLYVEYHDQQWGRPLDDDQRLFEKVCLEGFQAGLSWITILRKRESFRQGFADFDFHQVALFDTSDVDRLVADASIVRHRGKIESTINNAKRAIEMLDEFGSLAKYFWSFEPPSQRSPRSRDEVAAKTEESTRLSKSLKKRGWSFVGPTTCYAFMQATGMVNDHLQSCHQWQSIQEARKTFTRP; encoded by the coding sequence ATGGCCAAACCAACGCCCACCAAGCCAGCCGACTTGATCGTGGATCCACAGCGGGTTGGTCGGTGTTGGTGGTGCGGCGATGATCCGCTGTACGTCGAATACCACGACCAACAATGGGGACGGCCACTGGATGATGACCAACGGCTATTCGAAAAGGTTTGCTTAGAAGGTTTCCAAGCCGGGCTAAGCTGGATCACGATCCTGCGAAAACGTGAATCATTCCGACAAGGATTCGCAGACTTTGATTTTCACCAAGTCGCGCTCTTTGACACATCGGACGTCGATCGACTGGTCGCTGATGCATCGATCGTACGCCATCGCGGCAAGATCGAATCGACCATCAACAATGCCAAACGGGCGATTGAGATGCTGGACGAGTTTGGATCGTTGGCCAAGTACTTCTGGTCATTCGAACCACCATCGCAACGGTCACCAAGATCACGCGACGAAGTCGCCGCCAAAACGGAAGAGTCCACGCGGCTAAGCAAATCACTGAAGAAGCGAGGTTGGAGCTTCGTCGGTCCAACGACCTGCTATGCCTTCATGCAAGCCACCGGCATGGTCAACGACCACCTCCAATCCTGCCACCAATGGCAATCCATCCAAGAAGCCCGCAAAACATTCACCCGCCCCTAA
- a CDS encoding RimK family alpha-L-glutamate ligase, with protein sequence MKLAILSRNRSCYSTRRLAEAARKRDHTVKVLDTLRFSIDLEKGQPDLFYRSKQLSHYDAIVPRVGASITYFGTAVVRQFEQMDVFTAASSAGIANSRDKLRCLQILSRHQIGIPQTTFVREKKDVLPAIERVGGVPIIIKLLEGTQGVGVILADSVKIAEAIIETLQSTRQNVLVQKFVSESKGRDIRAFVVGDQVVAAMRRVAQGSEFRSNVHRGGKTERVELDQAYCETAVRSAQIMGLRVAGVDMLEGNDGPQVMEVNSSPGLEGIESCTQLDIAGAIVDYIAAQVDFPEIDLRQRLTVSRGYGVTEIHIPDGSDFIGKTIDQSGLPEQDINVLTLYRGATVIPNPRLKRTLEPHDRLLCFGKLDAMRGMIPEKTRKRRRPKVKKLSTDVDATRRES encoded by the coding sequence ATGAAACTTGCCATCTTGTCGCGAAACAGGTCCTGTTACAGCACTCGGCGTCTTGCCGAAGCAGCCAGAAAACGCGACCACACCGTCAAGGTTCTGGACACCTTGCGGTTTTCGATCGACCTAGAAAAGGGCCAACCAGATCTCTTTTATCGATCCAAACAACTTAGCCACTACGACGCCATCGTCCCGCGGGTGGGTGCATCGATCACCTACTTTGGAACCGCCGTTGTTCGACAGTTCGAACAGATGGACGTGTTCACCGCCGCATCATCGGCAGGGATCGCGAATTCGCGTGACAAACTGCGATGTTTGCAGATTCTGAGTCGACACCAGATCGGAATCCCGCAAACCACCTTCGTGCGCGAAAAGAAGGACGTCTTGCCCGCGATCGAGCGTGTCGGTGGTGTTCCGATCATCATCAAACTGCTGGAAGGCACGCAGGGTGTTGGCGTGATCTTGGCCGATTCGGTCAAGATTGCCGAGGCGATCATCGAAACACTTCAAAGCACACGCCAAAACGTCTTGGTTCAAAAGTTTGTGTCCGAAAGCAAAGGCCGCGACATCCGTGCCTTTGTCGTCGGTGACCAAGTCGTCGCTGCGATGCGTCGCGTCGCCCAGGGCAGCGAATTCCGCAGCAACGTCCACCGTGGCGGAAAGACCGAACGCGTCGAACTGGACCAGGCCTACTGCGAAACCGCCGTTCGGTCTGCCCAGATCATGGGATTGCGTGTCGCCGGCGTCGATATGTTGGAAGGCAACGACGGACCCCAAGTGATGGAAGTCAATTCATCACCCGGATTGGAGGGAATCGAATCCTGTACACAGTTGGACATTGCCGGTGCGATCGTCGACTACATTGCCGCCCAAGTCGACTTTCCCGAAATCGACCTACGCCAACGTTTGACCGTTAGCCGCGGATACGGGGTCACCGAAATTCACATCCCCGACGGTTCCGACTTCATCGGAAAGACGATCGATCAATCCGGTTTGCCCGAACAGGACATCAACGTGTTGACCCTGTATCGCGGCGCCACCGTGATTCCGAATCCGCGTTTAAAGCGGACATTGGAACCCCATGACCGACTGTTGTGCTTTGGCAAACTCGATGCGATGCGAGGAATGATTCCTGAAAAGACTCGCAAACGTCGCCGTCCGAAGGTCAAGAAATTGTCGACCGACGTGGACGCGACTCGGCGTGAATCCTGA
- a CDS encoding sulfatase family protein codes for MNRTVIAVTALLFFTAQASAADRPNIVMAFADDWGKYASAYADLESDSIHSVVSTPHFDGVAKEGVLFTRAFVSAPSCTPCRSSLLSGQPFWRCERASILQGAIWDFSIPAYPLLLQEDGYRIGHTYKVWSPGTPANAPHGGKETAFNSNGTRFNGFSQNAMKNPDREAGKQALLDEVRRNVRSFLDADDDGKLDGDSPFCYWFGPTNTHRKWIAGSGKELWNIDPDSLKGKLPPYLPDVATVRQDFADYLGEVQAFDAGVGVLISELKRLDTYDNTILVVSGDHGIPGVSRGKCNLYDLGTQVPLAIRWPAGIENPGRVVDDFVSLPDLAPTFLQAARLDAPDTMIAQSLLPLLQSDQSGQIDPSRDAVFTGRERHVAAARIDNKPYPQRAIRTDQYLYIINFEPDRWPMGTGPGYGQVGELPGVDLLRENTFAGFGDMDASPTKAWIVLHKNEDPQSFDFAVGRRPRLELYDIHSDPHCMTNLAGDVRMTDVREKLDNRLMRYLRSTGDPRVADDVIFEHAPYTDPNRQPKKSVGKKRAGK; via the coding sequence ATGAATCGCACAGTGATCGCCGTCACGGCGTTGTTGTTCTTTACCGCCCAGGCGTCCGCTGCCGATCGCCCCAACATTGTGATGGCGTTTGCCGACGATTGGGGAAAGTACGCCAGCGCCTACGCCGACTTGGAATCCGATAGTATCCACAGTGTCGTTTCCACGCCCCATTTTGACGGTGTCGCGAAAGAAGGGGTTCTGTTCACTCGCGCCTTTGTCAGTGCCCCGTCGTGCACGCCTTGCCGAAGTTCATTGTTGTCTGGCCAACCGTTTTGGCGATGCGAGCGAGCATCGATTTTGCAGGGTGCGATCTGGGATTTTTCGATCCCCGCGTATCCCCTGCTGTTGCAAGAAGATGGCTATCGAATCGGGCACACGTACAAGGTTTGGAGCCCCGGGACACCGGCCAACGCTCCGCACGGGGGCAAAGAAACCGCCTTCAATTCCAACGGTACGCGGTTCAACGGATTTTCGCAAAACGCGATGAAGAATCCAGATCGCGAAGCTGGCAAACAGGCACTGTTGGACGAAGTCCGCCGGAATGTTCGATCGTTTTTGGACGCCGATGACGATGGCAAACTGGATGGCGATTCCCCGTTCTGCTACTGGTTTGGACCGACCAATACGCATCGCAAATGGATCGCCGGTAGCGGAAAAGAGTTGTGGAATATCGATCCGGATTCGTTGAAGGGAAAGTTGCCACCGTACCTGCCCGACGTGGCCACCGTGCGTCAGGATTTTGCGGACTACCTGGGTGAAGTCCAAGCCTTTGATGCCGGCGTTGGCGTACTCATCAGCGAACTAAAACGTCTGGATACGTACGACAATACGATTCTGGTGGTCAGCGGCGATCATGGCATCCCCGGTGTGTCGCGCGGCAAATGCAACTTGTACGACCTAGGCACCCAGGTACCGCTCGCGATCCGCTGGCCGGCCGGTATCGAAAACCCGGGACGCGTCGTCGATGACTTTGTCTCGTTGCCCGATTTGGCACCGACCTTTCTGCAGGCGGCCCGATTGGACGCGCCTGATACGATGATCGCCCAGTCGCTATTGCCGTTGCTGCAGAGTGATCAGAGTGGCCAAATCGATCCTAGCCGCGATGCCGTCTTCACCGGCCGCGAACGTCACGTCGCCGCTGCCCGAATCGACAACAAACCGTACCCGCAACGTGCGATCCGAACTGACCAATACCTGTACATCATCAACTTTGAACCCGATCGATGGCCGATGGGAACTGGCCCTGGCTATGGTCAGGTGGGCGAACTTCCCGGCGTGGATCTGTTGCGCGAGAACACGTTCGCTGGCTTTGGCGACATGGATGCCAGTCCCACCAAAGCCTGGATCGTGCTGCACAAGAACGAAGATCCGCAGTCCTTTGACTTCGCGGTCGGTCGCCGGCCCCGGTTGGAACTCTATGACATCCACAGTGACCCGCACTGCATGACGAATTTGGCGGGTGATGTGAGGATGACCGACGTCCGCGAAAAGCTGGACAATCGATTGATGCGGTACCTGCGCTCGACCGGCGACCCTCGCGTTGCGGATGACGTGATCTTTGAACACGCTCCTTATACGGACCCGAATCGTCAGCCGAAGAAGTCGGTTGGGAAGAAACGGGCTGGAAAGTAG
- a CDS encoding DUF721 domain-containing protein: MAKRSKSRSKTSPTSDSPDDKPRVRRIGSLIGQLMSRRGYARTGVNEHLMESIRAAVGEALAESCQVGNLRAGVLQVFVSDSVTLQEMNFQKRQILRRFEKDLSGNKVTDIRFRIQAGS; the protein is encoded by the coding sequence GTGGCAAAACGCTCAAAATCTCGATCCAAAACCTCGCCAACATCGGATTCGCCCGATGACAAACCACGTGTTCGTCGGATTGGATCGTTGATCGGCCAACTGATGTCGCGGCGGGGTTATGCCAGAACCGGCGTCAACGAACATCTGATGGAATCCATTCGTGCGGCGGTCGGCGAAGCGTTAGCAGAGTCGTGCCAGGTGGGGAATCTTCGGGCCGGAGTACTGCAGGTGTTCGTGTCGGACTCGGTGACGCTGCAGGAAATGAATTTCCAAAAACGTCAGATTCTTCGCCGGTTCGAAAAAGATTTGTCTGGTAACAAGGTGACCGACATTCGATTTCGAATCCAAGCAGGTTCCTGA
- a CDS encoding ATP-dependent zinc protease family protein: MSDLPTSSSNDTPLVIIGWREWVVLPDLNIAHIKAKIDTGARSSSLHAFEIEPFTKDDQRWVRFQVHPIQRRDDLSIACEAPVHDVRNVRSSSGATSERFVILTTVSWMGESWTVDLTLADRTEMGFRMLVGREAVRGRMLVDPSRSYFGGRPPRRRRKHLHP; encoded by the coding sequence GTGTCCGATCTACCAACTTCCTCATCAAACGACACTCCGTTGGTGATCATTGGGTGGCGCGAATGGGTCGTTCTTCCGGATCTGAACATCGCCCACATCAAAGCCAAAATTGACACCGGCGCTCGATCGTCTAGCCTGCACGCGTTCGAAATCGAACCGTTCACCAAGGACGATCAGCGGTGGGTTCGATTCCAAGTCCATCCGATCCAACGTCGCGATGACTTGTCGATCGCCTGCGAGGCACCCGTCCATGATGTTCGCAACGTGCGAAGTTCCAGCGGCGCGACGTCCGAGCGGTTCGTCATTCTGACCACTGTTTCTTGGATGGGCGAATCCTGGACCGTCGACCTGACATTGGCCGATCGTACCGAGATGGGATTTCGGATGCTGGTCGGACGTGAAGCTGTTCGTGGCCGGATGTTGGTCGACCCCAGTCGGTCCTACTTTGGTGGCCGTCCGCCCCGTCGTCGACGGAAACACCTGCACCCCTAG
- a CDS encoding UTP--glucose-1-phosphate uridylyltransferase, producing MTKRSTQTNPLIEIILSSDDTVRNRSLESVCSGASMQQLLDHIDALDAFRRTESNLYHRVRALFFLAAIYRYHLPKCLPPTSSGLIPHAGYEHLLSRRFLEAIDTFLETQRSDGPSDALASSLAQAYHQLGFQTLADQVRRSVRSVRGNQWMFRLGHPADHPLRVHHDLMKIDPVTGTAPLLKETTAVRMDFSHSAWSDIFFLGMDFPEGARVLNVSIDLGVRGRDDRPKPPIETYLRIIDRPVIRLTSVDLGASTEVETISEMFDFGRDYLGLLKAAVIASGVVPPGLEGCRQTIPELLARIAGPGRGIELVSKINDIPKGSRLAVSTNLLGSLISILMRATGQIESLTGPLTETDRRLVAARAILGEWIGGSGGGWQDSGGVWPGIKLICGSTAGPGDPEYGVSRGRLMPVHHVMGDDEASPETRQKIQDSLVLVHGGMAQNVGPILEMVTEHYLLRSEQEWRGRAEAMKILDEVTDAIREGDVQRIGEVTTRNFEGPLQTIIPWATNRFTDSLIQQCRDRYADQFWGFWMLGGMAGGGMGFIFDPAIKSEAQDWLADAMVSTKRELQTALPFAMDPVVYDFAINDNGTFAEMLTGNDAVMPDRYYALLLPQLLRTPMRDLPPGRRIEMEQIGRRCHDTTGNETARLLLGSVLPQDQKSNDPSQSLPQVLVDAGFDRQQHELIREDLRSGRIGLAQNRLPAATTIRDVQPDHVIDVRQGSDQKYVDLGTRAIRDGKIGVVTLAAGVGSRWTEGAGVCKALHPFNRFAGRHRSFLEAHLAKNRMTTATHGGSIPHVFTTSHLTDEPIREHLRRHQNFGFDSGVHVSTGRSVGLRMIPTVRDLRFLWEETAQQVLDEQQQKVRESVRQALVGWATQSGPCNDYTDNVPSQCIHPVGHWFEVPNMLRNGLLSQVLGQQPELEYLLLHNIDTLGASVDPGLLGRHIDGQQTLSFEVIGRRLEDRGGGLALVDGRPRLVEGLAMPTEKTEFDLTFYNSMTTWIHIDGLLSTFGLTRSDLANRVKVDDAVRQMATRLPTYVTLKDVKKRWGHAQEDIYPVAQFEKLWGDMTSLPEIDCKFFVTPMRRGQQLKSQAQLDPWKRDGSADYIDSICKWS from the coding sequence ATGACCAAGCGATCCACGCAAACCAATCCACTGATCGAAATCATCCTGTCATCGGACGACACGGTCCGCAACCGATCGCTGGAATCGGTTTGCAGCGGCGCGTCGATGCAACAGTTGTTGGACCATATCGATGCGCTCGATGCGTTCCGGCGGACAGAATCGAATCTGTACCATCGCGTTCGAGCGTTGTTTTTTCTGGCTGCGATCTATCGATATCATCTACCAAAATGCTTGCCGCCAACCAGCAGCGGGTTGATCCCACACGCCGGTTACGAACATCTGCTTTCGCGGCGGTTCTTGGAAGCCATCGATACCTTTCTGGAAACGCAGCGATCCGACGGGCCCAGCGATGCACTAGCCAGTTCGCTGGCACAGGCCTATCACCAGTTAGGATTTCAAACGCTGGCCGACCAGGTACGCCGCAGCGTCCGCAGTGTGCGAGGCAACCAATGGATGTTTCGCTTGGGGCATCCAGCCGATCATCCGCTGCGCGTTCATCACGATTTGATGAAGATCGATCCAGTCACGGGAACCGCTCCGCTGTTGAAGGAAACGACAGCGGTACGAATGGATTTTTCGCATAGTGCATGGAGCGACATTTTCTTTCTGGGAATGGATTTCCCCGAAGGCGCTCGTGTGCTGAACGTTTCGATCGACCTGGGCGTCCGCGGCCGCGACGATCGTCCCAAACCGCCGATCGAAACCTACCTGCGGATCATCGACCGCCCCGTCATTCGATTGACCAGCGTGGATCTGGGTGCATCGACAGAGGTCGAGACGATTTCCGAGATGTTCGATTTTGGACGGGACTATTTGGGGCTGTTGAAGGCGGCGGTGATTGCATCCGGAGTCGTGCCACCGGGACTCGAGGGATGCCGGCAAACGATCCCCGAACTGTTGGCTCGCATTGCCGGCCCTGGACGGGGCATCGAATTGGTCAGCAAGATCAATGACATCCCCAAGGGGTCACGGCTGGCTGTGTCGACCAACTTGTTGGGGTCGTTGATTTCGATCCTGATGCGGGCGACCGGCCAAATCGAATCACTGACCGGCCCCCTGACCGAAACCGATCGACGACTGGTGGCCGCCCGCGCGATTCTAGGTGAATGGATCGGCGGCAGCGGCGGTGGATGGCAAGATTCGGGTGGCGTTTGGCCGGGTATCAAACTGATCTGTGGCAGCACCGCCGGCCCCGGTGACCCCGAATACGGTGTTAGCCGAGGGCGGCTGATGCCCGTCCACCACGTGATGGGGGATGACGAAGCGTCACCGGAAACACGCCAAAAAATCCAAGACAGTTTGGTACTGGTCCACGGTGGGATGGCGCAAAACGTTGGCCCGATCCTTGAAATGGTGACCGAACACTACCTGCTTCGCAGCGAACAAGAATGGCGCGGCCGAGCCGAGGCGATGAAGATCCTAGACGAAGTCACCGATGCGATCCGCGAAGGCGACGTGCAACGAATCGGGGAAGTCACCACTCGCAACTTCGAAGGCCCGCTGCAAACGATCATCCCCTGGGCGACCAACCGATTCACCGATTCATTGATCCAACAATGCCGTGATCGTTACGCCGACCAATTCTGGGGTTTCTGGATGCTGGGCGGGATGGCCGGTGGTGGAATGGGATTCATCTTTGACCCGGCCATCAAGTCCGAAGCTCAGGACTGGCTTGCCGATGCCATGGTGAGCACCAAGCGTGAATTGCAAACCGCCCTGCCCTTCGCGATGGATCCGGTGGTCTACGATTTTGCCATCAACGACAATGGCACCTTCGCCGAAATGTTGACCGGCAACGATGCGGTCATGCCCGATCGGTACTACGCGTTGCTGTTGCCCCAGTTGCTGCGAACGCCGATGCGAGACCTGCCACCGGGCCGGCGTATCGAAATGGAACAGATCGGTCGCCGTTGTCACGATACGACAGGCAATGAAACGGCCCGACTGTTGCTTGGCAGCGTGTTGCCACAAGACCAGAAATCCAACGATCCATCCCAGTCGCTTCCCCAGGTGTTGGTCGACGCTGGTTTTGACCGGCAACAACATGAATTGATCCGCGAAGATCTGCGCAGCGGACGGATCGGACTGGCACAGAACCGACTACCCGCCGCCACCACGATCCGCGACGTCCAACCCGATCACGTGATCGACGTTCGCCAAGGCAGCGACCAAAAGTATGTCGATCTGGGCACGCGAGCGATCCGTGACGGAAAGATCGGGGTCGTCACGCTGGCGGCCGGCGTGGGCAGTCGGTGGACCGAAGGCGCAGGGGTTTGTAAAGCGTTGCATCCGTTCAACCGGTTTGCGGGACGACATCGCAGTTTCTTGGAAGCCCACTTGGCCAAGAACCGCATGACGACGGCCACCCATGGTGGATCGATCCCGCACGTTTTCACGACCAGCCATTTGACGGATGAACCGATCCGCGAACATCTTCGCCGTCATCAGAACTTTGGTTTCGATTCCGGTGTCCATGTTTCGACCGGTCGCAGCGTTGGGTTACGGATGATCCCCACCGTCCGTGACTTGCGATTTTTGTGGGAAGAAACCGCTCAACAAGTGCTGGACGAACAGCAACAAAAAGTCCGTGAAAGCGTGCGTCAAGCGTTGGTCGGTTGGGCCACCCAAAGCGGCCCTTGCAACGATTACACCGACAATGTCCCCAGCCAATGCATCCACCCGGTCGGCCACTGGTTCGAAGTCCCCAACATGCTTCGCAATGGTTTGCTAAGCCAAGTTTTGGGCCAGCAACCCGAACTGGAATATCTGCTACTGCACAACATCGACACCTTGGGTGCGAGCGTGGATCCGGGGTTACTGGGCCGACACATCGACGGCCAGCAAACCCTTTCGTTCGAAGTCATCGGACGCAGACTCGAAGATCGTGGCGGCGGGTTGGCACTGGTCGATGGCCGCCCACGATTGGTCGAAGGGTTGGCGATGCCGACCGAAAAGACCGAGTTTGATTTGACGTTCTATAACTCGATGACCACATGGATCCACATCGATGGATTGTTGTCAACGTTTGGTTTGACCCGTTCGGATCTAGCCAATCGCGTCAAAGTCGATGATGCCGTGCGCCAGATGGCCACTCGGTTACCGACCTATGTGACGCTAAAAGATGTCAAAAAACGTTGGGGCCACGCCCAAGAAGATATCTATCCGGTGGCTCAGTTCGAAAAACTATGGGGCGACATGACCTCGCTTCCCGAGATCGATTGCAAGTTCTTTGTGACGCCGATGCGCCGTGGCCAACAACTGAAATCCCAGGCTCAATTGGATCCTTGGAAACGTGACGGCAGCGCCGATTACATCGATTCGATTTGCAAGTGGTCCTGA
- a CDS encoding YceH family protein, with amino-acid sequence MSSDSDGDENKVRPLSECARRVLGVLVEKAKTTPDNYPLTLASLISGSNQKSNRSPKMDVDDEDVLLALDELKAAGAAREIQGSGRAVKYRHAAYDWFGIDGPGSAVITELLLRGPQTIGELRTRASRMHPFDDLAATQTCVDDLIAKGLVEAVTPAGRGQMYAHTLYPPVERQYLNARIEKQAAAEAASSSSSSTSKPSGPSSNPVDALMARLDTVNERIDALEQRIAELES; translated from the coding sequence ATGAGCAGCGATTCAGACGGTGACGAAAACAAGGTCCGGCCATTATCGGAATGTGCGCGGCGGGTGCTGGGTGTCCTGGTCGAAAAGGCTAAAACGACACCTGACAACTATCCGTTGACGCTGGCTTCCCTGATCAGTGGCAGCAATCAAAAGTCGAACCGTTCGCCCAAGATGGACGTTGACGATGAGGATGTGTTGTTGGCACTGGACGAATTGAAAGCCGCCGGTGCGGCTCGCGAGATTCAAGGCAGTGGACGGGCGGTGAAGTATCGTCACGCCGCGTACGATTGGTTCGGTATCGACGGACCGGGATCCGCGGTGATCACGGAACTGTTGCTCCGTGGGCCACAAACGATCGGCGAACTGCGGACGCGAGCGTCACGGATGCATCCGTTTGATGACTTGGCGGCGACCCAAACCTGTGTCGATGATTTGATCGCCAAGGGGTTGGTCGAAGCGGTCACGCCCGCCGGACGCGGCCAAATGTACGCTCACACACTGTATCCGCCTGTCGAACGACAGTACCTGAACGCGCGGATCGAAAAACAGGCCGCCGCCGAAGCAGCGTCGTCTAGTTCGTCATCGACATCCAAACCCAGCGGACCGTCATCGAATCCCGTGGACGCCCTGATGGCTCGTTTGGATACCGTGAACGAACGAATCGATGCACTGGAGCAACGAATCGCCGAACTGGAAAGCTGA